One window of the Pieris rapae chromosome 13, ilPieRapa1.1, whole genome shotgun sequence genome contains the following:
- the LOC110998972 gene encoding protein lethal(2)essential for life-like — MSISPYFFDYDLPRRWPRRLLEQNFGHTLSPEDIFATSPVVPRLNRFWWPQDSSTIKVDSDKWSINIDVQHFAPDEITVKTVDGFIVVEGKHEEKQDEHGYVSRHFVRRFKLPEEINVDAIVSRLSSDGVLSVLAPKKEETQKGERSVPITHTGPVRKDVKEDTKEEKKE, encoded by the coding sequence ATGTCGATCTCTCCTTATTTCTTCGACTATGATTTGCCGCGGCGCTGGCCCCGTCGCCTCCTTGAACAGAATTTCGGCCACACGCTATCACCTGAAGACATCTTCGCTACCAGCCCGGTCGTGCCGAGACTCAATAGATTTTGGTGGCCACAAGACTCCAGCACGATTAAAGTAGACAGTGACAAGTGGTCCATAAACATCGATGTTCAACACTTCGCACCGGACGAAATAACAGTAAAGACAGTTGATGGTTTTATTGTGGTCGAGGGTAAACATGAAGAGAAGCAAGACGAACATGGGTACGTGTCACGGCATTTTGTAAGACGCTTCAAGTTACCTGAGGAAATAAATGTTGACGCGATAGTAAGCAGGCTTTCCTCCGATGGTGTGTTAAGTGTGTTAGCCccaaaaaaagaagaaacacAGAAGGGTGAAAGGTCTGTTCCTATCACACATACTGGTCCAGTGAGA